The Dasypus novemcinctus isolate mDasNov1 chromosome 12, mDasNov1.1.hap2, whole genome shotgun sequence genome includes a window with the following:
- the LOC139440109 gene encoding protein HP-25 homolog 1-like encodes MDILPIRIEPSVQGPFPVASSVGFPGPSQPIVFQEALHNHQGHFDLATGVFTCTVPGLYHVGFDIALFQNAVKVGLMKNGIQIRDKQGEVSDSHEQVSGSSIMQLEKGDKVWLESKLHQAESEKGTIQIIFYGILLDGN; translated from the exons ATGGACATTCTgccgatccgcattgaaccttccgtacaaggtccttttccagttgcatcatcagtcg gattcccag GGCCTTCCCAGCCAATCGTTTTCCAGGAAGCTCTGCACAATCATCAAGGCCACTTTGACTTGGCTACTGGAGTGTTCACCTGCACTGTGCCCGGCTTATACCACGTTGGCTTTGACATTGCGCTATTTCAGAATGCTGTCAAGGTGGGGCTCATGAAGAATGGCATCCAGATCAGGGACAAACAAGGTGAGGTCAGTGACAGCCATGAGCAAGTTTCAGGAAGTTCCATCATGCAGCTGGAGAAAGGGGACAAGGTCTGGCTGGAGTCTAAGTTGCACCAAGCAGAATCTGAAAAAGGAACTATTCAAATTATATTCTATGGGATTTTGCTTGATGGAAATTAA